GGCCAAATTTTTAGTTATTGGCACTTGAAAATGgactgcagaagaagaaaacaatagTTGTATGGGGGCCCCAGAAAGTTGATGTAGGTGTATAtatacgctactgttcaaaactttgacgtcacccaggcaatttcatgttttcagtggaaactcccacttttattcatgtgctaacataattacacaagggttttataatcatcaattagcctttcaacaccattagctaacacaatgtagcattagaacacaggagtgacagTTGCTGGAAACGTTCCTCTGTaatcctatggagatattccattaaaagtcagtcgtgaccccaaacttttgaacagtagtgtatatgcaGATGTATCTgtatttcctactaaaaatacagtcctTGGTCAGCATTTTACCAACTTCCGAAGCCTCTAACACCAGTAGAATTTAATATGTGGCAAGTATTGTCAGCCAAGGTTCCAATTTTTGGCTATTTTGATTTTCCAATAATGGTGACATTGACTTTTTTGAAGGACCACCATATCTAATGATATCTGTTGGGTGCCAGTAGTACATGCTCTGGTCCTGCAAATGAGTCTACATCATTATTTTGGCATATCAAAATATCCCAAACAAACTGGAACCTTGGCTTACAAAACTTACACAttaaattctactgatgttagaagCCTtaaaaagttggtgaaatatcaaccaaagactttatttttagttGGAAATATGGCTACATCCATGTATAAACACTTTGAGGAACGTTCTGGGACCCCAATACCACCTACATTAAAACGttgcattttcttccatttttaagGGTGATTAATTGAAAATTCGACCTCTGTGACTGATTGGATGACTGTGGGAGTTATATTCctggagatactgaacctttaaaatggctttctAGGTAAGACGTTACTTTTGAAGATCTGAAAACCTATTTAAATGGACTGACCCTATAACTGAGTTCTTGACAACTATACTGGAAGTCAATTTCTATACAGCTCACTTCATTAATTTGTATTGGGGCTCAAAATTCTGCATATTTAAGGTGGCTGccattagctaaacaataacaataataaacaaacaataataaaatgaactttgaaaaattgttttgattatgttctttttatgaagttgagataatcatgacagatatttcttttttggcaatttatcaaattttatatggaaaataacagattgtatctgtgtccaagaaatcccTTTCACCTGATTTTTTGGagtaagttccccattacaaaaacacctctcaaggaagtgtgttaattccaaatcacatgacctgctccacatgatgtcatttcctcctgaagaaaagactggccagactccaaggctttctgagttatttaatataaagtagtgtgtgagtcaagtgtggatttatggcatgtcaacaggtttactataatatctgtagaaataactttcaattttactcaattatatatataatattttagaagaatctttgtgtaaaaatgtcatgtggtgtttgtttATAGGTgtccatgttgattttaggcctgaaaacagcataaatgtcaactatgatacaaaaagtcccacagttATACATTGACCCAAAGATGAGTTACTGAACATAGTGCAACATCTTCATGTTAAATATTGCAAGGAATTTGAGACCAAATCTTAGAAACAAGAAGTCACCTCATTAGGTGACTCCAAATGAATACTGATGTTGTTCTTTTAAACggaatgaaaatattaaaaagtggTCAAAAGTCAATGTTCTGTTGTCTTCTTGTTCTGTTGCTCCTGAACGGCCAGAAACTAATTAATCCTGCTTCAAAAATACAGGTTTATTTCCACAATGTTCacagaaagcaggaaaaatcaAGAGAAAACATGCATTAATGCTTACGGAAACTAACATCTAAAACTCCTCTAAAGCAAACAGAGCTCCGTGCACAGCGCAGTGGTTTGTGCCAAGTCGAGACTGAAAGCAGTGAAATTCATTATCCATCTCGAACAGCTCATCAGCAGGCAGCCCCAAGGGGAGTACGCGTTCCCTCTGACAATAAAAGAAGCCAGGTGCCTGCTCACCCGTGGCCGACACTATAAACACCACTCTCCCTGCAGTAAATGTCAGGCATAGGTAGGCACTCCACACTGTGCACATGACTCACACCACTGTATACAGATTCCCAAGATGCTATCTATCTTCAGTCGTTCTCTGACCCAGGAATGGCCCTACTGCTTCCCTCCTTTAAGGGTAAGACTGCGGCGTGATGCTGAcacctttctttctcctccacacTGCAGGATGTGTGGGCCTGAGCATCTTTATCGAGGCTCCCGGTGCTAATTTTTCACCCTTACATTGCTCTGATTGAGTCTAAACCCCCTCACAAGGAGCCATTTGTTTTTATCACATCATGAGAAAGTGGAGAGGGGGACCGTTTCCGCCCACAGTCTTGTTTGCTCATGTCAACATTGTCCAAGATTGTGGTTTAGATCAAAGGCTGTCTCTTGAGTAGGACGGCTACAGCTTGATATTTAGCATCCTTTTTCCCATGTCGTGCTGCATTCCCATACCCTGACCCTCAGCTACACAGCCGCGAGCAAAGCGGAACCACATGATCTCTGTGGCGAGcttaaaaattagatttaaccAAACCAAACTGCATTTGCTTTGTGCAGTTTGATGTAACCTGTGATGGCTTTGATGCTGGGAACATTAATGTCCTTCACTCATCTTGCCCCCCGGCTGAAGTGGCGGTGACGTTAACGCTTCAAATTGTGTTTCGGCAACACCAGATGGTGCTGTTGTGTGAGGAGGAGACCTGCTTCAACTCAAAGTGCATTAACAAACCATTATCAGCACCGTTTATAAGCTGGGCGCAGCTCATCCCTATTTTTAGAAACATCTATCAGAAGAAACTAACATTACTGGTTTTTCTGATACTGTGCTCTGACATTTCCCCTTTAACTGGCAGCAGAAcagtgctgctgcttcttcttctggtttttgttgtttagacAGCCACTTTCCTCCTCTGAACGTACACTCAATctttctgaaaaacacacagagaaaatatATTCCGTATAATCACGTCTTTCTAGGTTTTAACCATTTTaccacatttaaaagaaaatattagccTCGTTTTCAGTTGGTGGCATCATAGTACAAGATAATCCCTTTAATGTGCCACTTTTCTATTCTGGGCGATGTTATGCATtgaggttttgtgttttgtcagtGTCACTTTTATTGCTGTCATAATAAAAGGGTGTTGAATGAAGTTACAACTGCAAGAGCAAAACACTCTTGAAAACACTGATGTGCAAAATTATGATGGATTACGTTGAACAGCAGGGTTTGATTTAAAAACTTTGAGATGAGGGGCTGATTTTGACTtgttacagaaagaaaacacaagtgtaacatacaaaaaaaatcagctgtagCTTAAGTTTACATTTTGCTCAACAGTCAATCACTACTAATTACTAGAAATGCAATGATGAATGGATTAGTTGCCAACTGTTAGATTCATTGAGTTATTTTGATAATTTAGCCATTGGTTTAAGcactttttaaagagaaaaaggcCAAATTCTCTAATTCCAGCcacttaaatttgaatattttctcatttatttcctTCTCCATGACAGTAACCAGAATATCATTGGCTTGTGAACAAAGCGcgacatttgaggatgtcatcttgggctttgggaaacaagGATCAACcctttttactattttctgacaGCTTATAGAACCAAGTAACTAACTGAGAAAATATGTGACAGATTTATCAACAAGGAAGTTAGTTACAGCCTTAGTGAAGATTACATTTGCTTGAGACATTTGTGGTCTAAGGGTTGGGGGCGTTTTAAGAGTGAGAAGATAAAAGGTGTCGTTcctacagaaaagaaaaaatataccTTGAAGTAAAGAATGATCACTTGAGTTTAGGACATGTTCATTTACTTTGTGAAGGATCACTGCTATCTCGTGAGTTCTAAAGCCATATATGGCCCACAGCAGTGAGGTTCATCCCGAAGACACACAAAAGTGAGCATGATCAGTCTGcatacattaaaacaaaaagactaaGTTAccatatttgacagaaatctttgcattttactttcatttctgaccatttgatgaAACAAATCCATTGGTCAATGATGATATTCAGATGTGCATTTTCAGCCAGTAGGGGGCAGAGCTGAACCTTAGGTTTCCATCATCTCagagaattattattttaaccCTGGTGCCTTACAAGGgacccttttttcttttctttttttcttttaatcctAATTTTGGAAGCACATGGCTCACtatctgggtcaatatataattgcaggactttttgtaacatagttgagaggtatcatagttgacatttttgcttttttgaggcagaaaatcaacatggccgcctataatcaaacaccacatgacatttttacagaaagattcttctaaatattatatatacaactgagtaaaattaaaagttatttctaaagatattgtagtaaacctgttgacatgccataaatccacacttgactcacacactactttatattaaataactcagaaagccttggagtcttgccaggcTTTTATTCatgaggaaatgacatcatgtggagcaggtcatgtgatgtggaatcaacacacttccCTGAGAggaacttaataaaaagaatacTATTCTGTCTTGGCAGAATACTAAACAAACTGTATTTCCAGACAGATAGCGAACAAAGAAAGGAGAGACCCAGCAGGCTTGACTAAGGTTGAGTCGTTTTACTGAATCTTTGTCCTTAAAACActttgtaaaactgcaacacacaaaaaagggtACATGTCACAAATGAGGCTCCACTACAAAAATAACTAGCCTTAGCAGCTAAGCTAATGACGTGCTAGCGGTTAGCCTCGCGGTTAGCATTAGCGTGGCTAGCACGACGCCAACGCTAACCGCGtcttaacataaaataaatgccaaaaaaacaCCACCTTGACACTCATAGTGTCTTCAaacaatgtaaataaacaaatagcaTCCATACTTACTGACTGTTCCACTGCAAGGCTGAGACAGTGAACTCTGTGGTGCAGTACTTTGCAGACATGAACACTGGTCCTGTTTTTGAAATGCGCAATTACAAAGAAGCACCACCAGGGGGACACTAACATTTTTCAATAATGACAACAGTCTGAGCAAACAATCAATTTTTGAATACGCTCattatattattgtttagctaattagaaggcagttgttattaaattcggacggttatttagttgacgttttagtgatgtccagtcatttttttattaataaatgattgtttccataataaataattatggaatttgaaAAGACATGATCATCacgaaaacaagacacaaaatgacaaaaacgagacacacaaCGACAAAATCAATACACAAAacatggagcaggtcatgtgatctggaattaacacacttccttgagaggtgtttttgtaatggggaacttagttgaaagtgatacaatgtattattttccacataaaatttgatatattgccaaaaaaaaatgtctgtcatgattatctcaactcaataaaaagaacaaaatcaaaaccatttttgaataaacaaatttttattactgtttcgctaattagaaggtggttgttattcaATTCAAATGGTTATTTAGTTAatgttttagtgatatccagtcattttttattaagtgattgtttccataataaataattatggaatttctaaaaacatgatcagaatgtacataaaaaaataattttctttacttttaataaaactgTATGCAAgacatatcccatggactttaaaaatccctcaattatatattgacccatctgCATCTTGATTGCACTCCTTAGCCCCTGATGAAAACatagactgaaaacatacttATATACTGATTAATCTTTCAAAAAAGCATTTCAGATTCATgaagattcagattcagaaaactttatttgtcgccgggggggcaattaaaaaggcacgcAGAGCAGGTAGTGCAACAATGATGTAATAaagaaatagggataaataatagtaatataagaataaaaaagaatcacgaaaaggaaaaaaaaagaaaaaaacacaacttggtAAGATACCAGtgcaaatttgtcaaaatttgttaaaaatggcagaaaatctAAAAGAGATACCAACTTTTTGCTCTATATCCtgctatatttatttttattattacattttttcccccgGTTTTtgtttctatagtttctttatcattattattattattattattactatctgtccatattcctagggtgacaccaacagcagAAGCCatattccttgtatgttgtgtacgtatttggccattaaagctgattctgatttatGAAAACACTTCACTTCCCTCAGAATATAAAATGGAGGTAGAGCAAGAGCAACTGTCGCAAACTCTGCTCCAAAGCAGCTTGAATCGTCGTAGCGGAGCCCCTGATGCTCGGACTGAGAAACCCCGTCGGTCTCTTCGTACGGCACCCAGGCTGAAGACGGTATGGTGTTCATTCTTATCCGccaaaatactggaaaaataagCTTAATAACGGCTTTGTAACGcgagttttgtcttttgtgtgtttcagaaaCATGCCAGCTAAAGGTCCTTTGCAGTCTGTCCAGGTGTTTGGACGTAAAGTAAGTAAATACGTATAATTTATTCCACGTGTGGTAACGCAGCTAACTTGTCTTGCTAGCGGACAGGGGCTAAAGCGGCTAACGTGAAGCGACGGGCCGTCATTTTATAACGAAATATCCCAGTAATTAAACAGTTAGGTACGCAGTCATAACGCCCAGAGGTACTGAAATGTTACATGAAGCTGAATTTCAGTCACACCGGTTTGCTGTGTTCATTTGAGGCTGTTGCTGTGTTAGCCACTGGTCAGCGTTACTGTGTGTTAGCTTACCTAGCTAGCCCGGTAGCTAACAGGCGTTTACAGGATGGCAACCACATTGTTAGCACATATGTCATGTGAAAGAGTTAACTGTCCACATTTCCAACTTAATAATTAAGATGGGTAACTTAAATATGTGTCACTGAGCAAATAATGACGAGTTTTCAGCATCGCTATTCTGAATTAATGAGATGCCATAGGTTTCATTGGTTAAAGATAGCTGGGAATGAATGAGAATCTGATTTACTGCTAAGTATGTATTCTCATATGACGGATTTTCTTTTGATGCAAAATTGTAAACATTGGCAAGTTAACACAAAAGCAAGTATAGCATGTTAAAGCCATCATAAATTGCTAATTAGCTGTATGAATGTCATCTCTTACTAGTTCATTGATGGTGTCTGATGCTCTGTTATAGAAAACCGCCACAGCAGTCGCCCACTGCAAGAGGGGAAATGGCCTGATCAAGGTGAACGGCAGACCCCTGGAGATGGTGGAGCCCGCCACTCTCCAGTACAAGGTGAGGAAGGAGGATGAATATGGAAGGAGAGAGATTAGCGGAtgcctttaacatctgtaactGAGGCAGTGAATTTTGATTCAGGCAGTGCCATAAAGTGAAGTGGAAAGTAGAGATatccgatattgtccaactctcaatttacGACTCCAATATCATTGGGTACAGacatatgtgggctatttaactaattttagggaACATTAATTAACACATTGTAcctgattttattgtgatgccccattggatgcattctcaaatggaACAAGGTTTtccaaatgtgaacattgtctgagcaaaataagaaactacttcaacttaagttatggaaaaaaagacttttttttggtctcatacAACaattcacactctccctccctccctctatgagtctATTACAATGTGGCAACTACACTGTACAGTTTTGAAAACTGCACATTTCTTTGAGATGCAAACAATGCTTCAGGCTTGAGgtgaagtgcaaaaaaaaggaaatattttaaaGTGCACAAATATAAGCAGCCTGTGTCCTTGGCCCATTATTTGGGCTAATACAATCATAAAAAATTATAAACTGGTAAAGGTAAATGCTGGCAAAATCCAGGCAATATTTTATCGGTCTTCACAATAGGCAAAAAAAATGGTAATGATACTGACTGATAATAATTTTTACGCCAATATCTTGCCAAAAAATTCGGTATTTCCGCACCTGGAAGTTAATGTTTAGACTCCATTATGTGaataaaagtagtttttttttctttttcattttcttagtTATATTTTGGGCACAAGGCTAGCTGGAGACAGTTCCCATGGTGCTTGAAAGGTTTATTGGTGGGggtttttaattgattttgcaCAGCAAATCcctgtctaattttttttttcataactgTTATGGTAATAAACAAATTCAAacctctgaaacccaaaacaTACCAGTGGGTTCAAAAGgcaagttattttatttttacaaactgCTACAATTGTAGCACAGCAGGCAAAAAACTTGAGTAATGGCGAGAATCGTAAGATTTCAACTTTCAGTACATCCTTGAGTTAAAGATGTGTGTCTAAAAAACAATGTAATAGAAATTGAACGTGTGGGTGGTTTGTCTAATttgctttattctacatatctCATTGTAACATtcgccaaaaataaactgccaAATTCTGTCAGAAGGATTTTTAAAAGCGTCCTTCAGGCTgaattgcaggcagtgtttgcacagagaagataggatatatatatatatttatatatacacacacacacacacacacacacacacacacacacacacacacacacacacacacacacaatgtagaGCCATCCTATTTTACCAATTTTGCTAACACCAGTGGGAACATGaacaaatgtgaacattatttatggcattatagctGTTGCTGTACCACTCAAAAGAAATTTTCTTTCAACTTCACATGGTTgctctgttttcatagaggtgcaggacttcatattgctgtgaaaaatgagcccacagtgactgAACACAtagcagaagcaaaaaaaagccCAGAAGTTGCTTGGGATTGTGAAAGTTAAAACTTGCCAACAGTCTGTTCAGTATTAGTGTTTTATTAACCACAAGTACAATTGACCTCATTTCCCTCTCCCATTCTCTTTTTTAGCTTTTGGAGCCAGTGCTGTTGCTGGGCAAGGAGCGCTTTGCTGGAGTTGACATCAGAGTCAGAGTGAAGGGTGGTGGACACGTCGCACAGATCTACGGTGAGCACAAACCTTTTCTTTCTGGGATTTGGATATTGGTGATGTTGGATGATTGCATTGCTTTAACAAGGTGCTCTGGTGTAACCATCtaattatttttgtctttcagctATCCGTCAGGCTATCTCCAAAGCCCTGGTTGCATACTACCAGAAGTGTAAGTATTCAAATATATGCTGTTGAAGGGATTCGGTTACAGTAGCTTAGGATAAGTGGAAAGTATTTTAGATATCCTTGTTGGATTTCATAGCAGTAAATGTCAATAGTGGACAGAACTGGACATACATTTTTGTTCCTGAGAAATCTTGTTGGCTGAAAGTCCACCTGCATATGCTGAACTGACAGTCTTGGCTGAACGCTGCATTAAGGACTGCAGCTGTGTGCTGAGCTCGACTGTAGAATTTGCTGTGCAAGGAAAGGTGATATTGTGTCAGAGCAGGTCAACAAAATGTTTTGTACACGGATTACTCTGCATTCAGGAAGAGGACGTCTAATGTCAGGGGTCTCAAAGGAAAGTAAgtattaaattttacatttagaaaaaataccagttttgtttacatgtgAGACCCAAAtgtagagggaaaaaaaacatggcaaaaaatgtatatatgtgtgtatatataacccaaatatgtaaaacaattGCAAAATAATAGCAAAAATTATATGTATCTATACCTCTAAATATAGGAAAAAacgcaaaaaaatatatatataagtatatatacccccaaatatagaaaaaaaaggcaaaaagtttgcaaaaaaaaacttcacacacatatatacacacccaaatacagaaaaaaagcaagaatatatataaatatatgaataaataataaaaaagatatAGCTGATGTTCTGCAACCGTTGGTTTTACAGGGTAAATCAGGGTTTTGATTACTTAATAATAGACCTGTGAAATCTCTGGAAAATGCTTaaatttctgttaaataaagtAGAACAGACTCATGGGCTTTACTGTATACAGACCAAATGTGCTTATTTTCAACGTAGTTGATCCCTTTAGGCTAATTCAGAATcaggaaaaatgttcaaatatggaGATAGTTAATTTTGAGTGaattgtgtctaatttttaaaGTGCACACATTGACATGGTGTTTTAACACATTTCAGTGTTCTAACAGCCCCATAATACTGAATAGCTTGTAGTCTGTACAGAAACTGCCTGCTTGGGTACACTTGTCATTCTGAAACAATTAGGAAGTTAGGAGAAGATAGTTCACTGTGCAATTTTGAGAAGTTCATAGTAGATTTTTAGTAAAGAATGTGACGAGAAAGAAACCAAGCTCTTATGAGAAAGTCTGAAACAGTTGAGGGCTCGTGGCTTTGTCTAAACGTAGGTATATATAGAATAGAGAGGCACAATAAAGCTGTTAAATTGCAAAGGACACATAGCATGAGAGCGGAATAACCCAAAACGTTCTCATCTTCCTGCAGATGTGGACGAGGCCTCCAAGAAGGAGATCAAAGACATCCTGATCCAGTACGACAGGACCCTGCTGGTCGCTGATCCACGTCGCTGCGAGTCCAAGAAGTTCGGTGGACCTGGAGCTCGCGCCCGCTACCAGAAGTCCTACCGTTAATTGCCATGTACATTTTCATAATAAATCAGGTGGAACAAAGAATTAAACTctcaggtttttatttattaagctGCCGTATTCCACAAGTAAATCACACACGATTCCTCTCGGCCTCGCCTGCACAGACGCACAGTTCATAGTAAATTACTTACTTGTTTAGGTTGCTAGGCACCCATCAGCCAGTTTGGATTCTCAGCAGCTCAAGTATGTTTAATGAGTGGAAAACGATGCGTTAAGTAAGCAGACTGTCAGTGACATGGAGAAAGAACATGAGCAGCAACATCCTCCGCTGCTGAAATGAGTCCAAGGTAGCTGTAATGTATCTGAGCTTGACCCTGACCTCTGCATGATGAGAGACACTGGAGGGTTTTGAATGAATTAACATTTAATTCTGCATAGCAACCTGTAGTGACTTCAAACATGATCATGCAGTGCAACAATGGCCATAAATGCAGGTGTAGTGCATGTTACTGAGGACCTGAGCAAATGTAGaagtttgcagtttttatttgagcaattttcagaaatgagaatAGATGCTCAGCTCAGCTACACAGTAGGATCTGCTCACAGCAcacattttggtttttaaattAAGAAATGCAAGTGTTCCTAATTTCAGCTCTGTGCTAGTTAAGTGTCCCAGTAAGCCCTTAAGTAAAATATGACAGCGAACCAGCATCTAAAACACAAGGATCCTGAAACTGAAGAGAGTAAATTAAACGTAATTgtgcttttctgtcaaaatatCCTCTGTGCAAAATCCCTGTTTACTGTGATCAGTGAGGAGCTCCATGTGATTAATAACTAAATAATttgtaataataatgtaataataattattttttttaaatcgtgggaaaaaaatgacttttttttttagctgaatcAGACAATGTAGTTTACATTTTCTATGAGACTCTTGTAAAATTGTTACTTCTATGTACAGACATGGAAAAacttattagaccacccttgtttttttcaatttcttgttcattttaatatctggtaccactaaaggtata
This is a stretch of genomic DNA from Amphiprion ocellaris isolate individual 3 ecotype Okinawa chromosome 21, ASM2253959v1, whole genome shotgun sequence. It encodes these proteins:
- the rps16 gene encoding 40S ribosomal protein S16 yields the protein MPAKGPLQSVQVFGRKKTATAVAHCKRGNGLIKVNGRPLEMVEPATLQYKLLEPVLLLGKERFAGVDIRVRVKGGGHVAQIYAIRQAISKALVAYYQKYVDEASKKEIKDILIQYDRTLLVADPRRCESKKFGGPGARARYQKSYR